A window of the Sporosarcina sp. FSL K6-2383 genome harbors these coding sequences:
- a CDS encoding ribonuclease H-like domain-containing protein, with protein MSYEQKLMQMKKMLKKTDNKLVPEAVKVVAQAPIYEQAWLDAGLTKEVNKHGIVYKRIVEYAKDYQHGNMVLSGLKSTLEEWKKSGEEHPLSPDFSKPLVFFDTETTGLKGAGTLIFLLGFIVETDSSFKLTQYVLPGPDHEAAFLYASKLWETSTTLVTYNGKSFDVPQLETRWTMNRKEIPPLLEHTQIDLLHGSRRIWKDEMGTFRLPAIEEEKLGFIRDGDIPGHMAPIIYQDAVKNGRAELLMKVLVHNEWDILSLVALYIRSTDLLLKTDTPESAISHTNIGKWFADLKSHERSKQVFESAIATYGIDHPATHFHFGFILKREQQYKDAVASFTIAANGLTGRERIIALEELTKLYEHKLKELNKALEITQEAIWLLQVATDLTEAFQQRLGNDFAKREIRIKRKLFPGQAHKMTSED; from the coding sequence ATGTCCTATGAACAAAAGCTAATGCAGATGAAGAAAATGCTGAAAAAGACGGATAATAAACTAGTGCCTGAAGCAGTCAAAGTAGTTGCACAAGCTCCCATTTATGAGCAAGCATGGCTTGACGCTGGACTAACTAAAGAAGTGAACAAGCATGGCATTGTTTATAAACGCATTGTGGAATATGCCAAAGACTATCAACATGGCAATATGGTTCTATCAGGATTGAAGTCGACATTGGAAGAGTGGAAAAAGTCTGGTGAAGAGCATCCTTTGTCACCGGACTTTTCAAAGCCACTTGTTTTTTTCGATACAGAAACAACTGGTTTAAAAGGGGCGGGAACGCTGATTTTTCTCCTCGGTTTTATCGTTGAGACAGACAGCTCTTTTAAACTAACGCAATATGTATTACCGGGGCCAGACCATGAAGCTGCTTTTTTATATGCATCGAAACTATGGGAGACGTCAACAACGCTTGTGACGTATAACGGTAAAAGTTTCGATGTTCCGCAGCTTGAAACGCGCTGGACGATGAATCGCAAGGAAATACCACCATTGCTTGAACATACACAGATTGATTTATTGCATGGTTCTAGGCGCATTTGGAAAGATGAAATGGGCACATTTAGACTACCGGCGATTGAGGAAGAGAAACTTGGATTCATACGTGATGGAGATATCCCGGGGCATATGGCGCCCATCATTTATCAAGATGCTGTGAAAAATGGTCGTGCGGAACTTCTGATGAAGGTACTCGTCCATAATGAGTGGGATATCCTTTCACTTGTTGCGCTGTATATTCGTTCTACGGACTTACTGTTGAAAACGGATACCCCAGAGTCAGCGATATCGCATACGAATATTGGCAAATGGTTCGCAGATTTGAAGTCTCATGAACGCAGTAAACAAGTTTTTGAAAGTGCCATTGCTACGTACGGCATCGATCATCCCGCAACGCATTTCCATTTTGGTTTTATTTTAAAAAGAGAACAGCAATACAAGGATGCTGTTGCTTCCTTTACCATTGCAGCAAATGGTTTGACTGGACGTGAACGGATTATTGCGCTGGAGGAATTAACAAAGCTTTATGAGCATAAGCTGAAAGAACTGAACAAAGCATTAGAAATAACACAAGAGGCAATTTGGTTATTGCAAGTAGCCACCGACTTAACGGAAGCATTCCAGCAACGTCTAGGAAATGATTTTGCGAAGCGGGAAATAAGGATTAAAAGAAAATTATTTCCCGGGCAAGCGCATAAAATGACAAGTGAAGATTAA
- the gpsB gene encoding cell division regulator GpsB — MDTKLDSKTILEKEFKVGLRGYQQEEVDLFLDDVIQDYEAFKKTIVELRTENARMKEELAEAQKRPSAGSAGTTNFDLLKRISNLEKHVFGSKLFDQE; from the coding sequence ATGGATACTAAACTGGATTCAAAAACAATTCTTGAAAAGGAATTTAAGGTGGGACTTCGAGGCTATCAGCAAGAAGAAGTCGATTTATTCCTTGATGATGTCATTCAAGATTACGAAGCTTTTAAAAAGACTATTGTAGAGTTGCGTACTGAAAACGCACGTATGAAAGAAGAACTGGCAGAAGCACAAAAACGTCCGTCTGCAGGAAGTGCTGGCACAACAAACTTCGATTTACTAAAGCGCATTTCTAATTTGGAGAAGCACGTATTTGGCAGTAAGCTTTTTGATCAGGAATAA